The genomic stretch ACGGCGTTGGACAAGCAAATGGTTTGTCTTTTTCTGTGAATGACGGAATTTCGCATCCACCATCGTTACAAAATATTTTTAAAGAGCTTAAACGCGATATTGGAATTGCTCCACCAGAAAGTGGAAATTTAGAACGTTGGGCAAAACAAGGCGTTTTATTATTAAATGCAACATTGACAGTTCGTGCACATGAAGCTGGAAGTCACCAAAAACAAGGTTGGGAAACGTTTACAGACGCTGTGATTAAGATGATTTCCGAGAAAAAGGAAAATGTAGTATTCTTACTTTGGGGCGGATTTGCCAAGAAGAAAGGAGCAAAGGTGGATGCAACGAAACATTATGTATTAACTTCTGGTCATCCATCGCCATTGAGCGCGAATAGAGGTTTTTGGTTTGACAATAAACATTTTAGTCGCTGTAATGATTATTTGGTAAGTAAACGGATTGAAGGAATTCGGTGGTAATCAGAAAGAGTTTAGTATTGAGAAGTGAGTATTGAGGTTAGTTATCGATATCATTTCGTCAAGTTGAACTTGATTTAACTTCGCATAATAATCTATGTAGCGGAAAAATAGACTTCTTAGATTGTTGGATTTTTAGACTTGCTTAGATTTTTTTAGTAGTTTAATTTGTTTTCAAAGTACTTCTCTATACAAAATTTCTGCGAAATTCCACTCGAAGTGACGTTTTTAGACTTGCTTAGAATTTTAGTCATTGAATCCTTTAATCTTTCAATCAAAATAGAAATAAGAAAAGGTTGTAACATTTTAAATGTTACAACCTTTTATATATAATTGGATAGTTTTTCTTAGTAAACTTCTACACAAGAAGCATCTTCTGCAGTTGCAGTCATGATGTAGTTTTCTTTAGCATCATCTGTATCAGCGAAATTAACGCCTTTTCCCATACAGTTAGATCCACAAGAAGCTAAAAATAATCCTGCTGCTGCTAATAATAGTATTGATTTTTTCATAATGATAGTAGTTGTAATGTTAATAATCTGATAAATTAGTTTGGTTTAAGCTAGAAAGTAATGTTTTGCCCTTACTACTTTCTGATAACAAATGTAATACGCCAACTCTTAATTAAATCATTTAATCGTTTACATGTATAATTTCTCGTTAACTTACATAAAATCGTGCTTTTGTGTCGATTCATAGGGGCAAAAGCACCACTCGTCGACATTTATCCCTTTTTAAAAAGGGGAAAAAGCCCCTAAAAAAACAGGTGCTTTTACTTGTATAAATTCTTAATGTGTTGATATACTTGAGTTGGAAGAGAAATTGTGCGCATTAAAAAAACGTTCGATAGAACGCTTCGTCGAAATATGCTATGTTTTCTAGGAGATTTTGTACGTAAGCTGATCATAATCCCACTTTTCTGGAATAATATCTAAATTTAGCAGTTTGTTTTGCACTTTAGTAATGGTTTCTTCATCTATGAGTTCTTGACTCCATTCTGTTAATGATAACCATTCTTGCACATCTTCTAATTGTTGTTCGTAGCGTGTTGCAATCGTTTGATCGATCATTGGAATGTCTTTAAATTCCGAAGTTGTTGCGTTGATGATGTCTAATATTGTCTTCACCGTTTCTTCATCTTCTTCTAGCAATTCTGTTCGTACAGCAATCACAAAACATGGCCAAGGTGTCGGACAATCGGCAATTCTTCTAAAAATCCCTTGATCTACGAGTGGTTTTGTCGTAAAATGTTCCCACATAAAGTAATCACCCTTTCCTTTATTTAAACCATCAATGGCGCCTTCTAAGTTATTAATGACTTCAAAATCTAAGTTTTCTGTGTCCCAACCGTTATTTTCAGCATTGATATACGCCATTAGATGCGAACCTGAACCATATCGACTAATGGCAGCTTCTGTACCTTTTAAATCTTCTATCGTTTTGTATTTTGAATCTGCGGCAACGTGAATTCCCCAAATTAAAGGCGATTGCACAAAGGTTTGTACTATTTTAGAAGGATTTCCATCAATGATATCTTTTATGATTCCTTCCGTAAGAATAACGGCAATGTCAATTTTTTCACTTCGAAGTGCTTTACACATAGCACCAGTTCCGCCAGGATAATCTTTCCATCGCAAACTGATTCCTTCTTTTTCGTAAGCACGTTCTGTAAGTGTAAGATACCAAGCTAAGTTAAAATGTTCAGGAACTCCACCAATATTTATTTTTTTCATTTGATGCTTTTGTATTATGCTAATTTCCCTAAGGTATATTGAATCAATGTATCAACTGTTTCTTTGGGCGTTTTGCTGAATTCTCCAAGTGGTCGGTTTGCAATGATTGCATTCATAGACAGCGAACGATGTCCTAATAAGTTTGCCAATCCGTAAATTCCGGCAGTTTCCATTTCTAAGTTTGTTATTTTTTTATTGTTATGATTGAATGCTGCAAGCTTTTCATTTAGCTGTTCATCTTGAACGTTTAATCGTATTTTTCGACTTTGCGGACCGTAAAATCCACAATTTGTCGCCGTAAAACCTAAAACTGTTTGTTCCGACGAAAATTGGTCGATCAATTCCTGATTTGCTTTCACAACATATGGAAAAGATTTTTTGGGCGACCAATTGGTTTGTTTTACAAATGCTTCTGCCATTTCTTCATCCAATACATGATCGCACTCATAAAAGTGTAATAAACTGTCGAATCCAATAGCAAGTTCGCTAATTAGAAAAGCATCAACAGGAATAGCTGTTTGAATAGAGCCAGAAGTTCCAATGCGAATAATATCAAGCTGTGTGAAGTCTTTTTTTACTTCTCGCGAATTAAAATCTACATTTACAAGCGCATCCAATTCATTGAAAACAATATCAATATTGTCCGTTCCGATTCCTGTGGAAAGTACCGAAATACGTTTTCCGTTCAGCATTCCTGTATGTGTGACAAATTCGCGTTTTGCTTTTTTTAGTTCGATTGAATCAAAATATTTACTAACAGAAGCCACACGATCAGGATCGCCAACGGTAATTATTGTTGTTGCAATGTCTTCAGGTAGAAGGTTTAAGTGGTAAATACTTCCGTCAGGATTTATAATTAATTCAGATGCTGCTATTTTACTCATGTTTTGTAATTAGTTGTTTTGATAGATGATAGCAATATTCATATTTTTTGCAATTGCCATAAATAGTATCATCTTTAAGTTGATCATAAAAGCTTTTCATATGATCCATTGCTAAAAGTCCTTGTCGATTTAAGACTAATCGTTCATTTTCTATTTCGAAGAAAGAAGCTAATTTAGCAATTATTTTTCGGATTTGTAAATCTCCAAACCCATAATATCCTTGATATTGCAAAACGTAACCTGTTAATTGTAAGGTACTCTTTATCTTTTCTTTTTGAATGATTTTGAGAAGATGTGTTTCCAAGACATTTAATCCGTTTGATACAGCAGGAAATCTTTTTAAATGCGCATTGATACAGCTTGATAGATACGGAAAAGAAGATTTTACCGTAACGTATTTTTTAAAGTCTGTATGATCGTTTGTGCAATACAATCGCCATAAGTCATCGGCGAGTCGGATATCTTCTTTTGTAAGCTCAATTCTATTGTCGTATTGTGTTTCTAGTTGTTTGTCAGTAAGTTCTCCCAATCCTTTTAAATTGGGTTCATGCTCTATCCAACCGCTACATACTAAATAAATAGGAGCTTTTATATGCAATTGTTTTAAATGACTTAAAGCAGCAATCATATTTATATGACAAAATAAATCATATTCAAACCATAATACTATGGACGTATATTTCGCGTAATTTGTAGTTAATAAAGGTATTAAGAATGAACTTGTATACGTTTCTTCTGTTGCGTTAAATTGCTGTAAGTAGGAGAGACGTTCGTTTTTAAACGCTTTCGATTTTAAATCATATACAGTTTTTCCTTCGCATAACATTTCACGCCAAACCAATTGATCGTCATGAATATCGATGTCTTCAAGTCGCGAAATTAAAGTATCGCCATTGAGAATATGTAGTGTTTGATGATTCATTTATCCGCCAACACGTTTTACATTGTATCCTTCTTTTTGTAGAATTTGAACAATTTTATCTCTATAATTCCCTTGAATGATAATTTCGTTGTCTTTCACGCTTCCGCCAACGCCACATTTTACCTTTAGTAGTTTGGCTAAAATTTTCAAATCTTCTTCTAAGCCAACAAAACCTTTGACAACGGTTACTACTTTTCCACCACGACCTTTGTTGCTAAAGTGTGCTTCTAAGTATTGTTCTTTCGATGAAAGCGTTTCTTCTGCCTGATTGTTTTCGAGTTCAAAATCATCATCTGTAGAGAATACAAATCCTCCCAAATCGTCTAAACTGCTGAGTTTTTTATTTCCCATAGGTATTGTACACTTATTTAGTGATTCATTTGGTATAAATATGTTATTTCAAAAAATCTTTTAAAGATAACTATTTTTTGTGTGATGAATGTGCTTAATTCCCTGTGTTTTGGAGCGATTGATTTTAAAAAGAGTGTATTTTGAATTTATGAATAGGTAAACTTCTTCATGAAACAATTACAAAGATATTTTTATATTAAAAAGAAAAGTAGTTGCTAAATAGTTCATTTTTAGTTTATTATTTTCATTTTCTTTGCTCGCACAAAGAAAACAGAAACAAAAGAAAGTGCGCTTTTTCCAGAGGTATTTTTAGTTTTTCTATTGAAAACTAAAACCGAATCTATTTTTCTGAATTTTAGTTTCCTAAGCTCTGTTTACTGCATAAAGTAGATTTATCAATGTTTTTCAAATCTTAGAAATTTCAAACGAAAAAAAGCTACTATACTGCGGAAAAAGGGAAAAAGTACTAACAAGACAAATTATCGAATTCAAACAAAAAAAACACCAAAAGCTATTGCGATTAGTGTTTGTATGATTGTTTATATTTTTTTCTTTCGATAGGAATTATTTCTTTACCAATCCAAGTTCAATAAGTCGCTGATTTAAAAATTCGCCAGCAGTAATATCATCAAATTTCTTCGGATTGTCTTTATCAACACAGTTTTCAAGGCAATCTAAAGGCATTTCGCTAATTGGATGCATAAAGAAAGGAATTGAATAGCGTGAGTTTCCCCAAAGTTCTCTTGGTGGATTCACAACTCTGTGTATCGTAGATTTCAACTTATTATTACTGTGACGCGATAACATATCGCCCACATTAATTACTATTTCATCAGGTTCCGCAATTGCGTCTAGCCATTCGCCATCATGACGTTGCACTTGCAAGCCTTTTCCTTGTGATCCCATTAATAAGGTTATCAAATTGATATCTCCATGCGCTGCCGCACGTACAGCATCTTTAGGTTCGCTTGTGATTGGTGGATAGTGAATTGGACGTAAAATACTGTTTCCGTTTTTGATGAAATTGTCAAAATAAAATTCATCCAATCCTAAGTATAAAGACAATGCTCTTAACACATAAACGCCAGTTTTCTCTAGCATTTGATAGGTTTCTTTACCGACAGCATTGAATTTTGGCAATTCCTTGACTTTTACATTATCAGGATATTCTTTTTTTAATTCATCATTATCTTCTACATATTGACCAAAATGCCAGAATTCTTTTAAATCGCCTACTTTTCTACCTTTCGCGCTTTCTTTTCCAAAAGAAACATATCCGCGTTGTCCGCCGATTCCTTCTATTTCATAGCTGCTTTTTGTTTCTAGTGGTAACGAAAAGAATTTTTTGATCTCATCGTATAAATTATCTACTAAAGTATCGCTTAAAAAATGTCCTTTTAAGGCAACAAAACCAATATCTTCATAGGCTTTTCCTATTTCATCAATAAACTTTTGCTTTCTTTTAGGATCATCAGATAAGAAATCAGTAAGATCTACACTTGGGATATTTTTCATTTAATTCAAGTTTAAATTTTTAAGAAACGTGTGGTTTATAGCTAATTCTGTTTGATTATCATAAAACCAATTGTTAATAACTTTATAGCAGTTAAATGCTTGCTTCTACAAATGTAGCTAAAAATTTACGGTTGAAAAAGGAGAGTTATTAACAATTTAAAAAATTAGTAAAATGTATTTTGATGAATCATTTTTTTTAATCAATTTTGAATATATATTTAATGCACTGAAATAATTGCCAACCATAGAACAATCGATGTTATACAAAAAAGGAAATTTGACCAACGAAACGTTGATCTCATTATATAAGAAAATGCTGAAACCGAGAATGATAGAGGAGAAGATGTTAATTCTGCTTCGTCAAGGAAAAATCTCAAAATGGTTCGGCGGAATTGGGCAAGAAGCCATTGCTATTGGCGTAACTTCTGCGCTTACAAAAGACGAATATATTTTACCAATGCACCGTAATTTAGGTGTTTTTACGACGCGAGAAATTCCGTTGTATCGGTTGTTTTCGCAATGGCAAGGAAAAGCTAATGGATTTACAAAAGGGCGCGATCGTAGTTTTCACTTCGGAACACAAGAATTTAATATTGTGGGAATGATTTCACATTTAGGTCCGCAATTAGGCGTTGCAAGTGGAATTGCGTTGGCAAATAAATTAAAAGAAAATAAACACGCTTGTGCTGTATTTACAGGCGAAGGCGGAACAAGTGAAGGCGATTTTCATGAAGCTTTAAATGTTGCTTCTGTGTGGAGTTTGCCTGTATTATTCTGTATTGAAAATAACGGTTACGGACTTTCCACACCAACTTCGGAGCAATATAATTGTGAAAACCTTGCTGATAGAGGCAAAGGTTACGGAATGGAATCTCATATTATTGATGGAAATAATATTTTAGAAGTCTATTCGAAAGTTTCTGAACTTGCCGATAGTATTCGCGAGAATCCAAGACCAATTTTATTGGAATTTAAAACATTTCGCATGCGCGGACATGAAGAAGCAAGTGGCACAAAGTACGTTCCTGATGAATTGATGGATGCTTGGGCAGCGAAAGATCCGATAGATATGTATCGTAATTTTTTAATGTTTGAAGGTTTACTCACAACGCAAATTGATGAAGTTTTTAGAAATGAAATTACGAATGAAATCAACGAAAATTTACAACTTGCTTTTGATGAAGAGAAGATAATTTCTACTAAAACAAAAGAATTAAGTGATGTTTATAAAGAGTCAATATATCAAGAAGTTACATCAACTTCAGAAACAGAAAATATTCGTTTTATAGATGCCATTTCTGAAGGATTAAAACAGTCTATGGAAAAGCATGATGATTTGATTATCATGGGACAAGATATTGCCGAATATGGAGGCGTTTTTAAGATTACGGATACATTTGTAGATCAGTTTGGAAAGGAACGCGTGCGCAATACGCCAATTTGTGAATCAGCAATTGTTGCTGCTGCATATGGACTTTCTATAAACGGAATAAAATCTGTTGTGGAAATGCAATTTGCTGATTTCGTTTCGAGCGGATTCAACCCAATTGTAAATTTATTAGCAAAATCACAGTATCGCTGGAATGAGAATGCAGCTGTTGTGATACGAATGCCTTGTGGCGCAGGCGTTGGCGCAGGACCATTTCATTCGCAAACGAACGAAGCTTGGTTTACTAAAACGCCAGGATTAAAAGTGGTGTATCCAGCATTTCCGTATGATGCAAAAGGATTGTTGGCAACAGCTATAAACGATCCAAATCCTGTGTTATTCTTCGAACACAAAGCGTTATATAGAAGTATTCGTCAAGATGTTCCAACGGATTATTACACATTACCTTTAGGAAAAGCTTCTTTGTTGAAAGAAGGAAACGATATAACGATTATAACGTATGGAGCCGCTGTACATTGGGCTTTAGAAACGTTAGACAAGAATCCTGAAATCTCTGCGGATTTGATTGATTTACGTTCGTTACAACCATTAGATACTGAAGCTATTTATACTTCAGTCAAGAAAACAGGAAAGGCGATCATTTTACAGGAAGATTCTTTGTTTGGAAGTATTTCGAGTGATATTTCAGCTATGATTATGGAAAATTGCTTTGAATACCTTGACGCGCCTGTAAAACGTCTGGCAAGCATGGAAACGCCAATTCCGTTTGAACAAGGATTAGAGCAACAGTATTTAGCGAAGAATGAGTTTGAAGCGGCTCTTTTAGACTTGTTGGAGTACTAGACGCGCTTTGCTTTTGGAAACGGCTTTGCCTTTGGTATCGCTTCGCTCTTGGTATTTTGGTATGTGATTTTTTGGCGTAATAGACAAAATGGTTGCTAAAAACCCTGTTAGAGCTTATATTAACTAGCTTTGGAGCAAATCAAAGGTTTTGAATAAAAAAAATGCACTTATTGTAACAGCTCCATAACCAAAAAGTATGGAGTCAGAAACGGAAAACAACGATATAAATGTCTAGCCTGTGGCAGGTTTTTTAAAGGCGGTAAATTTATAATTCCAGCTATAATCTGGGATGAATACAGCAAAGGCAAACAGACTTATTTTCAGCTTGCTCAAAAGTATGGATGCTCTAAGAGAACCATCCAGCGTAAAATAGACTTGCACATTGTTTCTATACCTGAGAAAATACCCAAAAAAGTTATCGTTTTAATGGACACAACCTATTGGGGTAGAAGTTTTGGATTGATGTTATTTAAGGATGCCCATACTAAGGAAAATCTACTTTGGTATTATGTACGTTCGGAAACAAACGCACTCTATTTACAAGGCGTCAATCACCTCAAATCAAAAGGATATACCATAGTTGCAATTGTCTGTGATGGAAGAAAAGGACTTATACGTGTATTCAAGGATTTACCTGTACAGCTTTGCCAGTTTCATCAGGTTGCAACTATACGAAGGTACATAACCAAAAATCCAAAAATGTCTGCCTCTATTGAGCTTAAGGAACTTGTGAGCCTATTAAAGCAGACAGATAGAGAATCTTTTGAAGGTGGTTTAACGTTATGGTTTTTGAAATGGGAACTCTTCTTAAATGAGCGTACAACAAACCCAGAGACTGGGAAAAGTCATTATACTCATAAAAGATTGAGAAGTGCTTATAGGAGCCTAAATACAAACATGAAATGGTTATTTACTTGGTATGATAATTACGAGTTGAATATACCTAACACAACGAATATGATTGATGGACATTTTTCAGATTTGAAGAACAAATTAAGAAACCATAATGGCTTGACAAAACAAAGAAAAATCAAGTTTATAAATGAGTTTTTAAAGGCATAATGCCCTCTAAAAAGATATAAAAAAGGAAGCCTAGAAAGGCTTCTTAAATCGACTTTTTTGTCGGGCATCCAATGTATCCCTATCGGGTTGCTCTCCAGCAGAGCCCGTTTCTGTTTTGTTGGATAATGTGAAGATATTAACTACTGTTGAAAATAAAAAAAATAGCCCTAAAAAACAGCAACCGTTTTGTCCACATGAAAAAGATTACATTAAATTAGCAACCATTTTGTCTATTACATCGATTTTTTCACATATTAGATAAACTTTTAAACTGAAATTTTGATCTTGGAATGTTAAACTCGCTCTGCTTTTAGTATCGCTGACGCTGTTGGCTTGCTCGATTTTTTTCTTTACACGTCACTGCGAGAAGCGAGAGAGACGTAGCAGTCTTTTGCTTTGTAAACAAATTGCTGCAGAAATTCATCGATCAAATTAAAAAAAATATATAATGCAAAAGATTTTTATCAAAATTACTATTCTATTATTTTTAGTTTCATTTCAAGTACATTCTGGAGAAACATCTTTTGATCAGTATACGTATCTCGCACAGAATATTGATATTTCAACGCATCAAAATAAAAAATTCAAATTATCTGTGAGTGTGCGAAAGGAAGTTCCCGAAGAAAAGGAATCAACACACTTATTTGTTAGTATAATAGATGATTCAGAGAGTCAAAATTCTTTGCAATACAAAACCTCTGGTAATAAGCAACTCATAAAGCAAAAATGGAGCAAATTTACAATTGAAGATACGATAGATGTAACTGCAAAAAAAATCGGGTTTGGTTTAATGTGCATGGATAGTGGGAAAATTTTCTTTGATGATTTTAAGTTAGAAATTCAAAATGAAGATGGAACTTGGGAACAATTACAACTTAAAAACCCTGATTTTGAAGAGAATTTTGAAAATAAAGAACCGATTTGGGGAAATGAACACATTAAATCAAATAAAAATTTCACAACGCTAATTACTAATGAAAACCCTCATAGTGGCAACTACTGTTTGGTAATTGAAGGAAAAAACATTTATGGAAAAAGTGAAGAAAACGGCGATTTTGTGGCTGTAAATGGAGTGAAATTGTATTATGAAATTTACGGAGAAGGAAAACCATTGTTATTGCTACATGGATCAGGACAATCTATAAGTGCTTTTACAAGTCAAATTGACTTCTTTTCCAAGCATTATAAAGTAATTGCGCTCGATAGTAGAGGCAGAGGAAGATCTACGGATAACGATGAAGAACTAACGTACGTAAACCAAGCAAAAGATGTAAACGATTTTTTAGATGAATTGCATTTGGATTCGGTTTCTATTATTGGTTGGAGTGATGGCGGAATTATAGGATTAATTATGGCAATGAAATATCCTGAAAAAGTCAATAAATTAGTGGCAATGGGCGCAAATATTTATCCAGATGGCTTATTAGCTGAGCGATTACAATTGCATAAAGAAACTGTAAAGAAGCTTGAAATGGATGAAAAAAATACAAACACCATCAATTATAAGCTGTTTAAACTAATGGTTGATTATCCACAGTTAAAATTTGATGATCTTAAAAGTATTACTTCGCCAACATTGATTATGGCAGGAGATCATGATCTTATAAAAGACATGCATACCGTAAAAATTTTTCAAGCAATTCCCAATGCAAACCTTGCGATATTTCCCGGTGAAACGCATTGGTTTCCTGCATCGAACTCAAAATTATTCAATAGTACTGTGTTTGATTTTTTACAGAAAGAATTTAAAAAGCCGAAGCGATTCTAAATTCTCAATTTTTCAACTACTTATTCTATAAATTCATCAAATATAAAACCAAGTCATCGCTAGATTTTAGACCAAGCTTTTTACGTACACGGCCACGAATTCCTTGTACAGTTCGGTGTGAGATTCCTAACATGATGGCAATTTCTTTGGAAGTAAGATTCATTCGGATGTACGCGCAATAGCGAATGTCTTTTGTAGTTAAATTTGGAGCTAATTCGTTTAATTTTTGAAAGAATCCTTCGTGAACTTTATCAAAGTGGAGTTTAAAATTTGTCCAATCTTCACTTTTGTTGAGTTGTTCTTGAAGATTTTCTTTTAATTCATCATTTGATCGATCAATGTTATCAATAACTTCCGTAAGTAATTGCGCTTTTTCATATTGATGCAAAAATAAATCTGCCAATTCTTTATTTTTTAATTGAACTTCATGTTCTAGATTTTCAATTTCTATTTGACTAATTTTATTTTCTTTAGCTGTTAATTCTGTTGCAATTTTGGATGATTTCAATTTTGCTTTAGAGTAGAATAGTAGGAACACCAAGGCAAGTATCAATATCAACGCAGTTAGTAAAATAGTCCAAGTCAGTAATTTTGAATATTCTTCATTTTTCTTTGCTGTTGTAATTTCTAAATCTTTTTTATCAATTTCGTAAGATATTTTTAACGTATTTAACTGTCTACTAGCTTCTTCGTTAAAAACAGAGTCATTCATGTCTGCATACTGTTTATAGTATTCAAGTCCTTTGGCATGATTTCCTTTCGTTTCTTCTAGTTCAGATAAGGCTTCAAATATTTGAGCTTGCGTGTCTAAATCGTTTGCTTTTTGTGTGAGTACAAGTGCTTTTTGTAAGTAGTCTTCTGCTTTTTTAAATTCTTTTTTTTTGGTGTAAATTAATCCTGCGTTGAGGCTCGTTTCAATAATATCACGGGAATCTACTAATCGTTCTTCTACTTTCCCTACAGAATCTACTTTTTCAATGTACTTTAACGCGTTGTCATATTCATCTACTTCATAATAATAATCAGACATAACAGCATACGCATATATCACATGTTGAAGGTCTTGACTTTCAAGTGCAAGCTTTATTCCATTTAAAATATATTTTTTAGCTTTTTTATAATCATTCACAGCCATAAATGCTGAACTCAACTCAATGTTAGATTTCGCTTCGACTGACTTGTGATAAATTGAATATTTATGAGCTAATAATAAGAATTCAATTTGTGGCGTAATAGACAAAATGGTTGCTAAAAACCCTGTTAGAGCTTATATTAACTAGCTTTGGAGCAAATCAAAGGTTTTGAATAAAAAAAATGCACTTATTGTAACAGCTCCATAACCAAAAAGTATGGAGTCAGAAACGGAAAACAACGATATAAATGTCTAGCCTGTGGCAGGTTTTTTAAAGGCGGTAAATTTATAATTCCAGCTATAATCTGGGATGAATACAGCAAAGGCAAACAGACTTATTTTCAGCTTGCTCAAAAGTATGGATGCTCTAAGAGAACCATCCAGCGTAAAATAGACTTGCACATTGTTTCTATACCTGAGAAAATACCCAAAAAAGTTATCGTTTTAATGGACACAACCTATTGGGGTAGAAGTTTTGGATTGATGTTATTTAAGGATGCCCATACTAAGGAAAATCTACTTTGGTATTATGTACGTTCGGAAACAAACGCACTCTATTTACAAGGCGTCAATCACCTCAAATCAAAAGGATATACCATAGTTGCAATTGTCTGTGATGGAAGAAAAGGACTTATACGTGTATTCAAGGATTTACCTGTACAGCTTTGCCAGTTTCATCAGGTTGCAACTATACGAAGGTACATAACCAAAAATCCAAAAATGTCTGCCTCTATTGAGCTTAAGGAACTTGTGAGCCTATTAAAGCAGACAGATAGAGAATCTTTTGAAGGTGGTTTAACGTTATGGTTTTTGAAATGGGAACTCTTCTTAAATGAGCGTACAACAAACCCAGAGACTGGGAAAAGTCATTATACTCATAAAAGATTGAGAAGTGCTTATAGGAGCCTAAATACAAACATGAAATGGTTATTTACTTGGTATGATAATTACGAGTTGAATATACCTAACACAACGAATATGATTGATGGACATTTTTCAGATTTGAAGAACAAATTAAGAAACCATAATGGCTTGACAAAACAAAGAAAA from Kordia antarctica encodes the following:
- a CDS encoding tetratricopeptide repeat protein, whose translation is MSSAFMAVNDYKKAKKYILNGIKLALESQDLQHVIYAYAVMSDYYYEVDEYDNALKYIEKVDSVGKVEERLVDSRDIIETSLNAGLIYTKKKEFKKAEDYLQKALVLTQKANDLDTQAQIFEALSELEETKGNHAKGLEYYKQYADMNDSVFNEEASRQLNTLKISYEIDKKDLEITTAKKNEEYSKLLTWTILLTALILILALVFLLFYSKAKLKSSKIATELTAKENKISQIEIENLEHEVQLKNKELADLFLHQYEKAQLLTEVIDNIDRSNDELKENLQEQLNKSEDWTNFKLHFDKVHEGFFQKLNELAPNLTTKDIRYCAYIRMNLTSKEIAIMLGISHRTVQGIRGRVRKKLGLKSSDDLVLYLMNL
- a CDS encoding alpha/beta fold hydrolase: MQKIFIKITILLFLVSFQVHSGETSFDQYTYLAQNIDISTHQNKKFKLSVSVRKEVPEEKESTHLFVSIIDDSESQNSLQYKTSGNKQLIKQKWSKFTIEDTIDVTAKKIGFGLMCMDSGKIFFDDFKLEIQNEDGTWEQLQLKNPDFEENFENKEPIWGNEHIKSNKNFTTLITNENPHSGNYCLVIEGKNIYGKSEENGDFVAVNGVKLYYEIYGEGKPLLLLHGSGQSISAFTSQIDFFSKHYKVIALDSRGRGRSTDNDEELTYVNQAKDVNDFLDELHLDSVSIIGWSDGGIIGLIMAMKYPEKVNKLVAMGANIYPDGLLAERLQLHKETVKKLEMDEKNTNTINYKLFKLMVDYPQLKFDDLKSITSPTLIMAGDHDLIKDMHTVKIFQAIPNANLAIFPGETHWFPASNSKLFNSTVFDFLQKEFKKPKRF